The region AAGCTCAGGGCATGACCGGGGTCACGGTGACGCCCGAGAGCGCGCGCACCTGCAACATCTACTTCACCCTGTTCCGGGACGCGAACGGCGACGGCCTGCCCACCGTCAGCGAAGAGCTGTACACCACGCACACCATCTACAGCCACGCCTCGGTTCCCTTCACCTACCGCTTCACTGACGCCAGCGGCCACAGCACCGAGACCGGCACACGCACCCAGGGCTGGTCGCTGGTGCGCCACGAGGTCCTGCAGCCCAGCGCTACGCCTGGTCAATACCGCGTCACCATGAACAGTGGTCCGCGCGAGGACACCGCGTTGCCCATCCGCCTGCATGAACCGACCAACCGCCTGATCAGTCAGAGCCTGAAGGCCGGAGCAACGAAATGAACTGTCTGCCCTTCCTGATTCCCGCCCTGGTGTTGGCTGCCTGCGGCGCAGCGCCCAGCGCCGCCGACGGTGGCCGCCCCACACTGCTTACTGGCGTGAAGGTCCGCTTTCCGGCAGCACCGGCTGACAGCTTCCTCTCGCTGGTCACCGCTCAGGGCGAAAGCGTGTATCAGCTGCCAGTCCCGGCAGGGGCCACTGCTCTGGCCGTCAATCCTGCCCGCTGGGCGGGTGCGTCGGCCCGCGCGCAAGAGCTGAGCACGCTGCTGCCCGCCGGCATGGTGGCGGGCAGCCTGGCTTCAGGCACCTCCGCCGGGAAGGTCACGCTGCTGGAATGGCTGATGTGGCGGGACCACAACACCAACGGCGCCCGGGATGCGGGTGAGGTCCTGCCGCTGATGAGCCACGACCGTGTTGTCTACAGCACGGAAGCCACAGACGTGAGCTTCCGCAGCACAGCGCCAGAGATGCAGCAGCGCTGGACCTTCAAGGCCGGCTGGTCACGTGCCGAGCACTACGTCTACCTGCCGCTGAACAGCACCACCTACCAGCGTTCCCTGAGCAGCACGGCCACCGAACGCTACACCCTGCACGAGCCCACCCCCCTCACCAGTCAGTAAGACACCTGCCTGAGAGCGAAAAGCAGAAAGGAGAGCAGTCAGGAAAACGGGACAGCAATCCAGGCGGCGCCGAAGCACTCCGGCGCCGCTTCTGTCTGCGCCCGTAGACTGCCGCTATGACCACCTCGCTGTCCGAACGCCTGAATCAAGAGCTGTCCAGCCTGCGCGAATCGGGGCTGCTGATTCACCCACGGGTGCTGGAGCGCGCCAACCGCGCGCGCACCCGGGTCGACGGCCGGGAGGTCGTGAACCTCGCCAGCAACAACTACCTGGGCTTTGCCGACCACCCGGCGCTGAAGGCCCGCGCCGAGCAGTACCTGCGCGAGTGGGGTGTCGGAGCGGGCGCCGTGCGCACCATTGCCGGAACACTGCGTATCCACGAGGACTTCGAACGTCAGATTGCCGACTTCAAACACACCGGCAGCGCACTGGTGCTGCACAGCGGCTTCACCACCAACCAGGGCGTGCTGGGCGCGCTGCTGCGCGAGGGCGATCTGGTGGTCAGCGACGAGCTGAACCACGCCAGCATCATCGACGGGCTGCGCCTGACCAAGGCCACCAAGAAGGTCTTCAAGCACGCCGATCCCGAAGACCTGCGCCGTATCCTCTCGGAAAACGAGACCGGCGGCCTCAAGCTGGTCGTCACCGACGGCGTGTTCAGCATGGACGGCGACCTCGCTCCGCTGGACCGGCTGGTGGCGGTGGCCCGTGAGTTCGGCGCCGTGACCTACGTGGATGACGCCCACGGCTCCGGCGTGATGGGCGCGCAGGGACGCGGCACGGTTCACCACTTCGGCTTCGAGTACGCCGACGACGTTATTCAGGTCGGCACGCTCAGCAAGGCCTGGGGCGGCGTGGGAGGCTACGCGGCCGGGCACGGCGACCTGCGCCAGCTGCTGATCAACCGCGCCCGACCGTACCTGTTTTCCACGGCGCAGCCTCCGGCCGTGGTGGGCGCTCTGAGTGCCGCGCTTGATGAGGTGCAGCGCGACCCCAGCCTCATGGAGCGCCTGTGGGACAACACCCGTTACTTCAAGACCGAGCTCGAGGGTCTGGGCTTCGACATCATGGGCAGCGTGACGCCCATTACGCCGGTGGTCTTCGGGGAGGCCAGCGCCGCTTTTGAGGCCAGCCGTCAGCTGTTCGACCTGGGCATTTTCGCCGTAGGTCTGGGCTTTCCCACCGTGCCGCGCAACCTGGCGCGCATCCGCAACATCGTGACCGCCGAGCACACCCGTGAGGACCTGGATCAGGCGCTGGCCGCCTACGCGCAGGTTGGACGGGCGCTGGGTGTGATCCGCTAAACCGGGGCATCAGCTCCCTCGTCCGTCAGCCCTGGCTTCTGGTGCGCTGACTGAACTGATCAACACTGCCTTTGGCTCCTAGTCTGTACCCAAGACGGCCCTCCCCTGGACGGTTTCGTCAGGGTGGTATGGGGCAGCCGACCTGCTCAGGTTCGGCTGATCCCCGTTTTTCCGGTCTGTCCCACCCAGGGGGCCCTATCATCGGCGCTATGACGAACAGGCCGCCGGTGGGAGATCGCCAGGACAAGGGCAGGGACGTGCAGGCCATGTTTGCCAGCATCGCACCGAGGTATGACCTGCTCAACCGGGTGCTGAGCCTCGGTGTGGACCGCTCGTGGCGCCGCGTAGCCGCCGCCGAGGCGCTCGCTCTGGACCCGAAACGCATTCTGGATGTCGCCACCGGCACGGCCGATTTTGCGCTGGAGCTCAAGGCGCGCGCTCCACAGGCGGAAGTGGTCGGCAGCGACTTCGTGCCGCAGATGCTGGAGATCGGTCGGGAAAAGGCACGGGCGCGGCGGCTGGAAATTACGCTGGAAGAAGGGGACGCGCTGAATCTTCCCTATCCGGATGCCAGCTTCGACACAGTGACCTGCTCGTTCGGGTTTCGCAACTTCGCAGACTATGCTCAGGGTCTGGCCGAATTTCACCGGGTACTGCGCCCGGGGGGACGCGCGGTGATTCTGGAGTTTCCCCCTCCTGCTCGGGGGCTGTTTGGCGACGTGTTCCGCTTCTATTTCCAGCAGGTGCTGCCCCGCATCGGCGCGCT is a window of Deinococcus deserti VCD115 DNA encoding:
- a CDS encoding BioF/Kbl family PLP-dependent acyltransferase — protein: MTTSLSERLNQELSSLRESGLLIHPRVLERANRARTRVDGREVVNLASNNYLGFADHPALKARAEQYLREWGVGAGAVRTIAGTLRIHEDFERQIADFKHTGSALVLHSGFTTNQGVLGALLREGDLVVSDELNHASIIDGLRLTKATKKVFKHADPEDLRRILSENETGGLKLVVTDGVFSMDGDLAPLDRLVAVAREFGAVTYVDDAHGSGVMGAQGRGTVHHFGFEYADDVIQVGTLSKAWGGVGGYAAGHGDLRQLLINRARPYLFSTAQPPAVVGALSAALDEVQRDPSLMERLWDNTRYFKTELEGLGFDIMGSVTPITPVVFGEASAAFEASRQLFDLGIFAVGLGFPTVPRNLARIRNIVTAEHTREDLDQALAAYAQVGRALGVIR
- the ubiE gene encoding bifunctional demethylmenaquinone methyltransferase/2-methoxy-6-polyprenyl-1,4-benzoquinol methylase UbiE, which translates into the protein MTNRPPVGDRQDKGRDVQAMFASIAPRYDLLNRVLSLGVDRSWRRVAAAEALALDPKRILDVATGTADFALELKARAPQAEVVGSDFVPQMLEIGREKARARRLEITLEEGDALNLPYPDASFDTVTCSFGFRNFADYAQGLAEFHRVLRPGGRAVILEFPPPARGLFGDVFRFYFQQVLPRIGALVSGNAGAYTYLPESVLAFPDPERLAGLMRATGFRTRYQRLTFGIAAIHVGDKL